One genomic region from Pirellulales bacterium encodes:
- a CDS encoding TIGR03936 family radical SAM-associated protein — protein MPTDETQMTNTDLRSQSASACAPSNPESRAPSPVLIRQRVRIRFTKQGDLRWLSHRDLMRTWERLFRRAAVPLGMTEGFHPKPRMNFPSALAVGIAGDDEMLEVELSEAWAAERLQDAIAAHAPPGLEVTHVEVMPPGSKKAQAVRVAFEAQVPEPRRAAAAERIAAFLSMASCEIGRAGRSAPLDLRPLVEELSLVDGTLKMRLRVDREGSARPREVLAAVGLEDLELEGCPLTRTEVEIC, from the coding sequence ATGCCAACCGACGAAACCCAAATGACGAACACCGACCTGCGCAGCCAATCAGCCTCCGCTTGCGCGCCCTCGAATCCCGAATCCCGAGCCCCGAGTCCCGTACTCATCCGCCAGCGAGTCCGCATCCGCTTCACCAAGCAGGGCGACTTGCGGTGGTTGAGCCATCGCGATTTGATGCGGACCTGGGAGCGGCTGTTCCGCCGCGCGGCCGTGCCGCTGGGGATGACCGAAGGGTTTCATCCGAAGCCCAGAATGAACTTCCCTTCGGCACTGGCGGTCGGGATTGCCGGAGACGACGAGATGCTGGAGGTGGAGCTGTCGGAGGCGTGGGCAGCCGAGCGGCTGCAAGACGCGATTGCCGCCCATGCGCCGCCGGGGTTGGAGGTGACTCACGTCGAGGTGATGCCGCCCGGGAGCAAGAAGGCCCAGGCCGTGCGTGTCGCGTTCGAGGCGCAGGTGCCCGAGCCGCGGCGCGCCGCGGCGGCCGAGCGGATCGCGGCATTTCTCTCGATGGCATCGTGCGAGATCGGGCGCGCAGGCCGTTCCGCGCCGCTCGACTTGCGACCGCTCGTGGAAGAACTGTCGCTCGTCGACGGCACGCTCAAAATGCGATTGCGCGTCGATCGCGAGGGAAGCGCCCGGCCGCGCGAGGTGCTCGCCGCGGTGGGCCTCGAGGATTTGGAATTGGAAGGCTGTCCTCTCACGAGAACTGAAGTGGAAATTTGTTAA
- the ptsP gene encoding phosphoenolpyruvate--protein phosphotransferase, with product MQRLQGIAVSPGVAIGEALVMDTEGFRIPRRFVARDAVVDELERLDKAIVAAGAEIESNRDAIARELGSQYAAIFDAHLQMLRDPKLRGELDAMIRDRHYSPEYAVSRTLRRYAKVFQTLQSSFLADRAGDIFDIEKRLLRNLLGRRREELSQLTSPVVILAHNLTPSETANLDRNFVRGFVTEVGGPGSHTAIVAEALELPAVVGTGPFLSDVGGGDLVIIDGDQGVVILQPDAETVAQYRQQAEQLRSAALQLGSLRDLPAETADGVRIRLLGNIEFPHEVAHCVDRGADGIGLYRTEFLYLTSDTEPTEEDHYQAYSHVIQAMGQRPVVIRTLDLGADKLTTIPGADEERNPFLGLRSIRLSLRNIPLFRTQLRAVLRASVLGDLHVMFPLITTIQELRSAKMVLSDVMEDLEEGQIPFNREIPVGMMVETPAAAMMIDQFVQEVDFISIGTNDLIQYTLAVDRSNKEVAALYNACDPAVLRLIAMSIKAADQAKIAANMCGQMSGSTTYTQLLIGLGLRQFSVAPAAIPEIKQVCRKVNVDQCRQIAERAMSMESARTIKSYLREELKKAVPDAAA from the coding sequence ATGCAGCGATTACAAGGGATTGCCGTTTCGCCCGGCGTGGCGATCGGCGAAGCATTGGTGATGGACACCGAGGGATTTCGGATTCCTCGGCGGTTTGTCGCGCGCGACGCGGTCGTCGACGAGCTGGAACGGCTTGACAAGGCGATCGTCGCCGCCGGCGCCGAGATCGAAAGCAACCGCGACGCCATCGCGCGCGAACTCGGCAGCCAATACGCCGCCATCTTCGACGCGCATTTGCAGATGCTCCGCGATCCCAAGCTGCGCGGCGAGCTGGACGCGATGATCCGCGATCGGCATTACTCTCCCGAGTATGCCGTCAGCCGCACGCTTCGCCGCTATGCCAAGGTCTTTCAGACGCTCCAAAGCAGTTTTCTGGCCGATCGCGCCGGCGATATCTTCGATATCGAGAAGCGGCTGCTGCGAAATCTCCTGGGCCGCCGTCGCGAGGAGCTGTCGCAGCTCACCTCTCCCGTCGTCATCCTCGCCCACAATCTGACGCCGAGCGAAACGGCGAATCTGGATCGCAATTTCGTCCGCGGATTCGTCACGGAAGTCGGCGGACCCGGCAGCCATACGGCCATCGTCGCCGAGGCGCTCGAATTGCCGGCGGTGGTCGGCACCGGGCCGTTTCTGTCCGACGTCGGCGGCGGCGATCTGGTGATCATCGACGGCGATCAAGGCGTGGTGATTCTACAACCCGATGCCGAAACCGTCGCTCAATATCGTCAGCAGGCCGAGCAGCTCCGGAGCGCCGCACTCCAACTCGGCTCGCTGCGCGACCTGCCTGCTGAAACGGCCGACGGCGTGCGGATTCGGCTCTTGGGCAACATCGAGTTTCCGCACGAGGTCGCCCACTGCGTCGATCGCGGCGCCGACGGCATCGGCCTCTATCGCACGGAATTCCTCTATCTCACTTCCGACACCGAGCCGACCGAGGAAGATCATTATCAGGCATACTCGCACGTGATTCAGGCCATGGGCCAGCGGCCCGTCGTCATTCGCACGCTCGACCTCGGCGCAGACAAGCTGACGACGATCCCCGGCGCAGATGAAGAACGCAACCCGTTCCTCGGCCTGCGGAGCATTCGCCTCTCGCTGCGAAATATTCCCTTGTTCCGCACGCAATTGCGGGCTGTCCTGCGAGCGAGCGTTCTCGGCGATCTGCACGTCATGTTTCCGCTCATCACCACGATCCAGGAATTGCGCAGCGCGAAGATGGTGCTCTCCGACGTGATGGAAGACCTCGAAGAGGGGCAGATTCCCTTCAACCGCGAGATTCCAGTCGGGATGATGGTCGAAACTCCGGCGGCCGCCATGATGATCGACCAGTTCGTGCAGGAGGTCGATTTCATCAGCATCGGCACCAACGACCTGATTCAATACACGCTGGCCGTCGATCGCAGCAACAAGGAGGTCGCAGCCCTCTACAACGCCTGCGATCCGGCCGTGCTGCGGTTGATCGCGATGTCGATCAAAGCGGCGGACCAGGCCAAAATCGCCGCCAACATGTGCGGGCAGATGAGCGGCAGCACGACGTACACGCAATTGCTGATTGGCCTGGGGCTGCGGCAATTCAGTGTCGCCCCGGCCGCGATTCCGGAAATCAAGCAGGTCTGCCGTAAGGTGAACGTCGACCAATGCCGGCAAATCGCCGAGCGCGCGATGTCGATGGAAAGCGCTCGCACGATCAAAAGCTACTTGCGCGAAGAATTGAAAAAGGCCGTCCCCGATGCGGCAGCGTGA
- a CDS encoding HPr family phosphocarrier protein: MSDVKLTRAVVVANSQGLHARPANLIMKLANQYESRIELVKGNERVDGKSILEILTLGAEPGTNLIIEAAGPDAEAALEALAELFASKFADGEEENT, encoded by the coding sequence ATGAGCGACGTGAAATTGACGCGGGCGGTCGTGGTCGCTAACAGCCAAGGGCTGCACGCGCGTCCCGCCAATCTCATCATGAAGCTCGCCAATCAGTACGAGTCAAGAATCGAGTTGGTCAAAGGCAATGAGAGGGTGGACGGCAAGAGCATCCTGGAGATTCTCACCCTGGGCGCCGAGCCGGGCACGAACCTGATCATCGAGGCCGCCGGGCCCGACGCGGAGGCGGCCCTCGAAGCGCTGGCCGAATTGTTCGCCAGCAAGTTTGCCGATGGGGAAGAAGAAAACACCTAG
- a CDS encoding PTS sugar transporter subunit IIA, with the protein MKFADFVSYEAIRPGLGADDKPGVIRELTQALLEAGKLRAGEIDGIVKAVMKREELGSTGIGRGVAVPHTKHPSVERLVGTVGVSQEGVDFDSLDGEKVQLFFLLISPPDRPGDHLRALENISRQLRDETFCKFLKQAKTTSDIRQLLDEADNNHFS; encoded by the coding sequence ATGAAGTTTGCCGACTTTGTTAGTTACGAGGCGATTCGGCCCGGTTTAGGGGCCGACGATAAACCAGGCGTCATCCGCGAGTTGACCCAAGCCCTTTTGGAAGCGGGAAAACTGCGGGCCGGAGAAATCGACGGTATCGTCAAGGCCGTCATGAAACGCGAGGAACTGGGAAGCACGGGGATCGGTCGCGGCGTGGCCGTCCCTCATACCAAGCATCCCAGCGTCGAGCGCCTCGTAGGGACCGTCGGGGTCAGCCAGGAAGGGGTCGATTTCGACAGCTTGGACGGAGAGAAGGTGCAATTGTTTTTCCTGCTCATCTCTCCGCCCGACCGGCCGGGCGATCACTTGCGGGCCCTGGAGAATATCTCGCGGCAGTTGCGGGATGAAACGTTCTGCAAGTTCCTCAAGCAGGCCAAGACAACCTCCGATATTCGCCAATTATTGGATGAAGCAGACAACAATCATTTTTCGTAA
- the raiA gene encoding ribosome-associated translation inhibitor RaiA, with protein MVINISTRHGYLSDATRSKITAKVSRLSRYFERLSAIDVTVDLEFQESPAVDLRVSAEHKHDFVATERAGDLWRSINGAVQKIEHQLRKYKEKVTRGHRAHGARQQGAIVGE; from the coding sequence GTGGTGATCAACATTTCGACGCGGCATGGATACCTTAGCGATGCAACTCGGTCGAAGATCACGGCGAAGGTCTCCCGGCTATCGCGATACTTCGAGCGATTGAGTGCCATAGACGTCACCGTGGATTTGGAGTTCCAGGAATCCCCCGCGGTGGATTTGCGAGTCTCGGCCGAGCACAAGCACGATTTCGTGGCCACCGAACGAGCCGGCGATCTGTGGCGATCGATCAACGGCGCCGTGCAAAAGATCGAACATCAACTCCGCAAATACAAAGAGAAAGTCACGCGAGGGCATCGGGCTCACGGTGCCCGACAACAGGGGGCGATCGTGGGCGAGTGA